Genomic window (Aquimarina sp. BL5):
TATAAAGCGGTAAAAGCAATCTCTGATTTTGCTATCGATTTAGGAATCAATGTACCTACTGGTAAAGATTCTCTTTCGATGAAGCAGAAATACCCAAATGAAGAAGTCATTTCTCCGGGAACCGTTATTATATCAGCTGCTGCTAATTGTAATGACATTACCAAAGTAATAGAACCGGTACTTCAAAAAGATAGCGGGAACATTTATTATATTAACTTATCTCAGGATAATTACAAACTGGGAGGATCTTCTTTTTCTCAGGTAATCAATAAAATTGGTTCAGAAGCTCCAAGTATTAGAGATGCGCAAAATTTTAAAAACACCTTTAATCTAATTCAACAATTAATAAGAGATAACAAAATTGTAGCTGGACATGATGTTGCCTCTGGTGGTTTAATTACTACTTTATTAGAATTATGTTTTGCAGATGTTAACTTAGGTGCAACATTAGATCTTTCTCAACTAGGAGAACAAGATACGATCAAGTTACTTTTTGCAGAAAACGCAGGTATAGTTTTTCAAAGTACAAATGATTCAGATATAGAGTCTATACTTTCGGAGCATAATATTCAGTTTTTCAATATTGGTAAAGTAACCAATAAAGCTTCATTAGAAATCATAAATACTGATGAATCATTTGATTTTAATATTACAGCTTTAAGAAAAATATGGTTTAGAACATCATACCTTTTAGATCAAAAGCAAACCGCTAATAATCTAGCAAATGATCGTTTTGATAATTTTGCAAAACAACCTTTACAATATACATTTCCTAAGCATTTTAATGGAAAACTTCCTGTAATTGATAATGATAATCCAAAGCCAAAAGCTGCTATCATTCGTGAAAAAGGAAGTAACTCTGAACGCGAAATGGCCAATGCTATGTACCTGGCTGGTTTTGATGTAAAAGATGTACATATGACCGATCTTATCACAGGTCGAGAAACCTTAGAAGATATTCAATTTATAGGTGCTGTAGGTGGATTCTCGAATAGTGATGTACTTGGTTCTGCTAAAGGTTGGGCTGGAGCATTTCTTTATAATGAAAAAGCGAATACAGCTTTAAATAACTTCTTTAAAAGAGAAGACACACTATCTGTCGGAATCTGTAATGGATGTCAATTATTTATGGAATTAGAAGTGATCAATCCTGAGCATAGTGAGCACGGAAAAATGCATCATAATGACTCTCACAAACACGAAAGTGGATTTACCTCTGTTAAGATTCAGAAAAATAATTCTGTCATGTTATCTTCATTAGAAGGAAGTACACTTGGTGTATGGATTTCTCATGGCGAAGGAAAATTTAACCTTCCACTATCCGAAGATCAATATAATATTGTTGCGAAATATGGATACGAAGGATATCCAGCCAACCCTAATGGCTCAGACTACAATACTGCTATGATGTGTGATGCTACAGGTCGTCATTTAGTAATGATGCCTCATATCGAGCGTTCAACATTCCAATGGAACTGGGCGAACTACCCAAAAGGAAGACAAGATGAAGTGTCGCCATGGATAGAAGCTTTTGTAAATGCTAGATTATGGATTGGGGATACAAAGTAATTTTTACTTTTGGTTAAAACTTATTTAGGGTTTATTACTATCAAACTGTTATATATTAATAACTGTATTACTGATTCACGCTTCACAACCAAATGGTGATTTAATCAGTATTTTTACAGAAGTATCAACAACTTTTTTGAACCTAAATACGTAAACCTTGAAAAAAATATTCGTCACCCTGTTTTTATTGGTTTCGGCTTTTGCTATTTCTCAAACAAAACTAAAATATAGTAAAGCTAAAATCACGTACAATACTCCGGAGAATTTCCAATTACTTATGGACGCAGGAGTTCCCATGGATCACGGTCAACATAAACGTGGAATTTTTATTATTTCGGATTTCTCTTCAATAGAAATTGAAACTGCACGAAATCTTGGTTTCCAAGTAGACATTATAATAGAAGATGCGGAAGCAGATTTTATTAAAAGAAATGAAATTGCCAAAACTCAAAAAGCCATACAAAATCTAAGCTGTCCTTCTGACAATGGAACTATAACAAACTACCCTACTCCATCTAATTTTTCGTTAGGATCTATGGGTGGATATCTTACTTATCAAGAAATGTTAGATAATCTCGATGCCATGAGAGCGCAGTACCCAACATTAATTTCAGAAAGAGTAGACATCGGTACATTTGTTACGAATGGGACACCAGACAATTCTGTTTCGCCATCGATAGGAGGAAATACAATACAATGGGTGCGTATTTCTGATAACCCTGATGTAGATGAAAACGAATCAGAAATATTATACGATGCAATTCATCACGCAAGAGAACCGGCTAGTTTATCTCAGCTTATTTACTATATGTGGTATTTATTAGAGAATTACAATTCTGATCCAGATATTAAACAAATTGTCGACAATACGGAATTATATTTTGTACCTGTTTTAAACCCTGATGGATATTTATACAATCAAGTTACTAATCCTAACGGTGGTGGATTTTGGAGAAAAAACAGATTTAATGCTACAGGAACTAATGGTGGTGTAGATAACAATCGAAACTACGATCATTATCCCGATGGAACTTCTGCGACTGCAACCTGGAGCGGTCCTGGTTCATCAAACAACGTAAATAGTGAAACATATCATGGTACTAGCGCTTTTTCTGAAATAGAAAATCAAGCAATGAAATGGTTTACGGAGCAACACAATTTTGTAATCGCTCTTAACAACCATACTTTTGGCGAATTATTATATTTCCCTTATTCTTATGCTGCAAATACCCCTACGCCAGATGAAGATATTTTTGTTACGATTGGAGCGGAACTTACTTCCCAAAATGGTTATAACCCATTAAGAGATGCTCCGTTTGCGGGAGATAGCGATGACTTCATGTATGGAGGAACTACACAACCGCATAATAAAATATTTTCTTTTACTCCTGAAGTAGGCACCGCCTTCTGGCCAGCATCTAACCAAATAGATGGTATCTGTAAAGGAATGATGTACCTAAACCTTACTGCTGCGAAAATGACGAATAACTACGCACAAATAGAAAGTATAGGAAACATCTTTATTGGAGAAAATACTACTTTCAATGCAAACTATACTCTAAAAAGATTAGGAGTTACAGGAAATGGAAATTTCACAGTAAGTATTGTACCCATCTCCAACAATATTACGAGTGTTGGTAGTCCTAAAAATTATACAAGCACACAAATTGGAACCAACGTATCGGATAATATTCAAGTGAATCTAAATAATTCAGTCCAAATTGGTGATGACATTTCTTATACAATTCTAGTTGATGGAGGAGCCATCACAGAATCTGTAAATATTACTAAAAAGTATGGAGAGCTACAGAGTATTGTTAACAATGACGCTAATAGTTTAGTTGATTATACACAGTCTGGCTGGTCTACCACCATGGCTACCTTTGTATCAGCTAATGCTTCAATAACCGAATCTCCTAATGGAAACTATAGCGCTAATCAAAATAAGACAATCGAACTTTCTCAAAATATAGATCTTAGTGATGCAGCATTTGCAAATGTTCAATTTTATGCAAAATGGGATATCGAGAACAATTGGGATTATGCACAATTCGAAGTATCCATAGATAATGGAAGTTCCTGGATTCCACAATGTGGAAAATTCACAAACTCAGGTAGTACAAACGCAGGGCAACCAACAGGCGAACCTTTGTATGATGGAACCCAAACAGATTGGGTACTAGAAGAAATCAACCTTAGTGATTATCTTGGAGAAACTATTAAAGTTCGCTTTCAATTTGTTTCTGATGGTAATACCGAAGAAGATGGTTTCTTTTTTGATGATCTGATTGTGAATTCTATAAATCAAGATGTATTAGATGTTCCAGATACTATCTTCTCTGAGTTTAAAATATTCCCTAATCCTGTTAAAGATTTTCTAAAAATATCTCCTTCATCTTCTACTAATTTCAGTCTACACCTAAGAAATTTGATAGGACAAGAGGTGTCTACCAAAACTAAAGTTTCTGGAGATCAAGAACTTGATGTCTCAAAATTAAATTCTGGATTGTATTTTCTAACAATAGAAATAAATGGTAACATCAAAACTTTTAAAATTTTAAAACGATAATTCTTCAATTAAAACCCATAAAACTTAAGGAGTTATCAAAAGATAGCTCCTTTTTTTATATATTAGGGTTGTGTATTGTGATATTTTTTATAATTTGCGAAACTATGCACGCATAGTAGTTTTTAAAATTCTCTAGCGCATAAGAATTCGGAGAATTTTGATTATATTAAACAAATTTGTTGTACAACTTTATTATAATTGTTAAGCGTTACGTTTTTTTAAAACATAATTCTTAAATTTAAAAGGTCTTTACAAACAGAGAAAAAACATATCTGAAACAACGTATGAATACAATTACTAGATTATTTGATTTCCCACATTATCAGCTAGAGAAATACAATTTAGACAAAGCTTTAATAACAAAATATGATGGAAAGTGGGTTGCTACTTCTACTAAGGAATACGTAGAAAAAGCAAATCAAATCAGCCGAGGTTTATTACGATTAGGTGTTAAACCTAATGATAAAGTTGCTATAATTTCTTCTAATAATAGGACCGAATGGAATATTGTTGACATAGGCGTGTTACAAATTGCCGCACAGGATGTACCTATTTATCCTACTATTTCTCAGGAAGA
Coding sequences:
- a CDS encoding M14 family zinc carboxypeptidase codes for the protein MKKIFVTLFLLVSAFAISQTKLKYSKAKITYNTPENFQLLMDAGVPMDHGQHKRGIFIISDFSSIEIETARNLGFQVDIIIEDAEADFIKRNEIAKTQKAIQNLSCPSDNGTITNYPTPSNFSLGSMGGYLTYQEMLDNLDAMRAQYPTLISERVDIGTFVTNGTPDNSVSPSIGGNTIQWVRISDNPDVDENESEILYDAIHHAREPASLSQLIYYMWYLLENYNSDPDIKQIVDNTELYFVPVLNPDGYLYNQVTNPNGGGFWRKNRFNATGTNGGVDNNRNYDHYPDGTSATATWSGPGSSNNVNSETYHGTSAFSEIENQAMKWFTEQHNFVIALNNHTFGELLYFPYSYAANTPTPDEDIFVTIGAELTSQNGYNPLRDAPFAGDSDDFMYGGTTQPHNKIFSFTPEVGTAFWPASNQIDGICKGMMYLNLTAAKMTNNYAQIESIGNIFIGENTTFNANYTLKRLGVTGNGNFTVSIVPISNNITSVGSPKNYTSTQIGTNVSDNIQVNLNNSVQIGDDISYTILVDGGAITESVNITKKYGELQSIVNNDANSLVDYTQSGWSTTMATFVSANASITESPNGNYSANQNKTIELSQNIDLSDAAFANVQFYAKWDIENNWDYAQFEVSIDNGSSWIPQCGKFTNSGSTNAGQPTGEPLYDGTQTDWVLEEINLSDYLGETIKVRFQFVSDGNTEEDGFFFDDLIVNSINQDVLDVPDTIFSEFKIFPNPVKDFLKISPSSSTNFSLHLRNLIGQEVSTKTKVSGDQELDVSKLNSGLYFLTIEINGNIKTFKILKR